The sequence below is a genomic window from Acidilobus saccharovorans 345-15.
CTTTGAGATGGGCGGCTTCAGCGTGGAGAGCGAGATAGCGGCCCACATAGTCTCAACCGGGGGCTCCGTGGGCGAGGTGGACATAGAGTACAGGAAGAGGCTGGGGAGGAAGAAGCTGAGGCCCTGGCACGGCCTCAGCATAGCCCTTGACATGGTCAGGCTCTCATGGAGGTACAACCCGACTAGCACGCTCTTCCTTGCAGGTGCGCTCCTCATGGTGCCCGGCCTGCTGGTGGGCGGCATGACGGCCTACCAGTTCTACTTCATGCACGTTGACCACTTTGTCAACGCCATAATGGCCCTTGTGGTCACGGCAACTGGCTTCAACAGCCTGCTCCTCGGCATACTGAGCATGTACCTGAAGAGGATGGAGTACAGGCTGCTGAAGCACATGAGGTCCATGAAGAGGGGGCAGAGCTCTGGCTAGGACTACCTAACTACATAATAATAGTTGTTAGCCTCCTGTAGGTGAAGAGCACCTGGCACCCCGAGGCCCTCAGCAGAGAAACCTCGCGGTCGTGCCTCTCCTTCATGAGGTAAGCCTCCTCCAGGGAGGGGGCCCTGAGCCAGGGCCTGGTGGGCTGCACAACGGTGCACCCCGGAGGCAGGAGCGAGGGCAGGGGGCTGAGGAGCTGGGTCACAGCTATTACCTTGCCCTCGGGGACTCCCTCGGAGAGCCTGAGCCTGCCGGGGTAATCATCTAGGACCCTGAAGGCCTCCGGGTAGTGCCTCCCCAGCCTTTCAAGCAGCGCCCTGGCCAGGCCATCAATGCCGTTAACTCTGGCCAGTCTCTCGCCGTCATATATGTAAGGCGTCACGCTGAGGCTCCCCGAGAGGCCAAGGGCTATGGAGAGCGAGGCAGCCGCCAGCTCGTCAGCCGACTCAGGGTCGGTCGCTGTCAGGTCAACCACGAGCGACACCTCCCTTGAGCCCTGGGGGTAGAACCTCTTTACCATGAGTTCTCCCCTCCTGGCCGTGGCCCTCCAGTCTATCACCTCGGCCGGCTCGCCGGGCTGCAGCCTCTCGGTCCACGCGTAGTCCTCGCCCCTAGGCAGCGTGTAGGGGGCCTCGAAAGCCGTAGTCCCCTGGCCTCCCATTGCCCCTGCCCCGGCCAGGGCCGCGACCGCCAGCGGCAGGAACCTGGGGCTCGCCGACGCCCTGACGGGCGGCCTCACGGGGTCCTCCCAGGAGGCCTCGAAGAGGCCAAGGGGGGACCTCAGCGTGAACCTGACAAAGGAGAGGAGATAGCTGCCAGCGTGGGGGCAGCTGAGCCTAAGCAGGGAGCCGCCCTCGCCCGCCTCAAGCCCGGCCACCAGCTGATCCTTGACTAGGTTGCCCCTGAGCCTTCCGTGCGACAAGGCTACTGTGGCCCCGGAGCCCGCGGAGCACGCCACCTCGCCCTGCGAGGGCCTGAGGGTCGTGGGCCTTGACGACGCCACGAGGACTGCCAGGTCCGCAAGGGACGCCAGGGCCAGGAGGACCCCCAAGGCGACGAGTAAGTAGGCCCCCACGGCAATGCCTATAACCAACAGGGAGGCCGAGAGGGCCAGGACGCCGGCTCCCCTTGAGGTGGCCCCTATCAACTTCAGCCCCTCGGCACGGGCACCCTCTCAAGGACTGACCTTATGAGTGAGTCCGGGGAGAGCCCCTCGCTGACAGCCACCCTGTGCCTCAGCACCGGGAGGGCCACAGCCTTAACGTCGTCTGGGGTCACGAAGTCCCTGCCCTCCATGAGGGCCTTAGCCCTTGACATGCGGTAGAGCCAGAGGGACGCCCTGACGCTCAGGGGCTCCGCCAGGTTCGACCTCCTGAGCTCGTCTATGATGTTAACCATGTACTCGGCCACCGAGTCGTCAACCCTGATACGTTTGACCGCCTCCTGAGCCTCCACCATGTCCTTAAGGCTGGCCACGGCCTTTATCTGGGGCGACATAAGCTCGTCTGCCATCCTTATGATCTTCAGCTCCTCCTCCTTCCGCGGAGCCCCCACCTCAACCTTGGCCGCAAACCTGTCCACCTGGGTTGCCGTGAGCGGGAAGACGCCTCCCGTGTCCCTGGGGACCTGGGTGGCTATCACCAGGAAGGGCCTCGGAAGCTGGTGCGTGTTGACGTCAACCGTAACCTGGCCCTCGGCCATGGCCTCGAGCAGGGCGCTCTGGGTCCTCGGGGTCGCCCTGTTGAGCTCGTCAACGAGGACCACGTTAGCAAATATGGGGCCCGGCCTGAACCTGAACTCCCCCTTGGCCTGGTCCCACACCATTGCCCCTATCACGTCGGAGGGCAGCAGGTCGGAGGTCATCTGGACCCTCTTGAACTGTCCCCCCATTGCCTGGGCCAGGAGCTTGGCCAGCGTCGTCTTGCCCACCCCTGGGGGGCCCTCAAGGAGCACGTGCCCCTCGGCCAGTATGGCTGCCAGGGCGGTGTCGAGGGCCTCGTCGTTGCCCGCGTAGTAGGTCCTCACGGCGGACCTTATGGCGCTTACCACGTCCCTTGCCCTGCCTAAGTCCAAGGCCTACCCCCCTCTTGGTCAGGGCCTTGAGTTAAAATTCTGAGCTGCCCTAACGCTTTAAATTTTCGGAGGACAAGGACCTCAGTGGCGGGCCCGTAGCTCAGCCAGGTTAGAGCGGCGGGCTCCAGACCCGTAGGTCGGGGGTTCGAGTCCCTCCGGGCCCACCACATGGGGCCTCGGGCCCCGGATCACTTTGACTTGTTCCTCTCCCTCACGCAGCGGCCCAGCCCCTTAGCTATCTGAAGGAGTATCCAGAGCGAGGTCCCAACGTCGGGGTCCCTGAGCCTGTAGCCCATGCCGAGGGCCCCATATCTGCGCTCCTCCGTTATGTCAACCCTTCCGAGGGCCGTCACGGCACAGGATGTGAGGTCCTGCACCGAGTTCTGGGCCAGGGCTATGTCATCAGGTGGGACCCTGGAGACGCCATAGCTAACAGAGGCCAGCAGAGCCATGAGCCTCATCAACGCCGGGTCGGTGGCGGCTGAGAGGAACGAGTCCTCTGCCTTGTCCGCAAGGTAGGAGATCATGCCCAGCAGGCCGCTCCTCTTCAGCTTTACTATGGCGTCGAGGAGCTCCACCACGGCAACGGTTCCGACGTCAACGGGTGGGGGAGGCGGAAGTATCACAGGCTGCGGCGCCTGGGGCTTGGCCGCCTGCTGGGCCGCTGGGGCGGGAGGCTTGGCTGCCCCTGGGGCTGGCTTGGCGGCCTGGGGCGCCGCAGCTGCCTGGGGCCTTGCCTGCGACTGCGCTGCAGGCTTCTGAGCCGCCTGAGGCGTGGCCTTGTCCTGTGGACCCTGCTGGGACAAGCGCACGTCACCTGGCCCCTCAGGTCATGTTTTAGAATTTATGCTTTCACAGACCGCTTAAATGGTGCGGCAATTATATAACTGCTAAGGCTAGCCCTTGACCCACCAGAAGTACGCGTAGTCGTCAATGCCTCCCCACATGGGGTTCTCCTGCCACGATATCATGCCCATGTAGCCGTGCATGTACGGCTTCGTAACCATCAGCGCGTTCTGGTATATCGTGTAGACGTACATGTAGAGGCTCATCGCCTCCTGCTCGGCCTGCCTGTAGAGCTCATACGCCCCCGTGTAGTTGCCAGCTATATCATAGTAGTTCGCAACACCTATGGTGTTGTTCATGTTAATGTACTCCACCGCCTCCTGCCAGAGCCACCTGCCTATCTCAGGCTCGACGCTCGGGCTCAGTCCCGGGTAGCTTACCCTTGACTGATTGAAGTACGCGCTGAGGTTCTCAAGGTAGGTCGCGTTCCAGCCGTCCGGCAGGGCGTAGTCCCCGGCCTCCAGGTACATGCCGTTCATGAAGTCGTCAGCCATTGGGTAGTCGGCGCTCCAGTACCAGTAATATATAGGCAGGCCGTTCTGCCCTGGAACCTGGTATGCCTCGATCACCGCCTGGGGCAGGTACATTGGCACAGCGTTTATGTTCGGGTCTATGTTGTGGAGGGCCGCGGCCCACATCTGGGCGGCGGTGTAGTCGGTGGTGTCGCCGCTTGATATCACGATGGGGAAGTAGACGCTCACGTTGTAGAACCCGCTCTCCTCCAGCAGCTGCTTAGCGTATGTGAGGTTGAAGGTGGGGCAGCCCGTGAGCTCAGAGGGGGGTATGTAAATGTCAAGCCCTGGGACCAGGGCTCCGCAGTAAAGGCTGCCGAAGTTGAAGTGATACTTCACGTTGCCGACTATGTCGTCTATGTACTCGGTGTAGTTGAAGGCGTAGGCGAAGGCCTCCCTGACGAGCGGGTTGGCGAAGTACCAGCCCGGTATGTGGTAGGCCGGGTTGAGCTGGGAGAGCAGGGACTCGTTGACCTGAAGGTTGAAGGCGAAGAACCACTCAAGCAGCGAGGGCGAGAAGGAGTAGATGACCGCCTTGCCCTGGGACTCAAGCTGAAGCAGCCTCGGTATGTAGCTTGTCGGCAGGTTCGTCACTATGTCGGCCTGGCCTGAGGCGAACAGCTCGTAAGCTGTCGTCGGGTCCTTGACCCACTCTATGATAACGGTGTCGTTGGGCCTCGGGAAGTAAGTTATGTTCGTGGGCCAGTACGGGTTAGGCTTGAGAACCACGCTCTGGCCCGGAGTGTAAACGGCTATGTAGTACGGCCCGGTGAACCCA
It includes:
- a CDS encoding DUF58 domain-containing protein translates to MIGATSRGAGVLALSASLLVIGIAVGAYLLVALGVLLALASLADLAVLVASSRPTTLRPSQGEVACSAGSGATVALSHGRLRGNLVKDQLVAGLEAGEGGSLLRLSCPHAGSYLLSFVRFTLRSPLGLFEASWEDPVRPPVRASASPRFLPLAVAALAGAGAMGGQGTTAFEAPYTLPRGEDYAWTERLQPGEPAEVIDWRATARRGELMVKRFYPQGSREVSLVVDLTATDPESADELAAASLSIALGLSGSLSVTPYIYDGERLARVNGIDGLARALLERLGRHYPEAFRVLDDYPGRLRLSEGVPEGKVIAVTQLLSPLPSLLPPGCTVVQPTRPWLRAPSLEEAYLMKERHDREVSLLRASGCQVLFTYRRLTTIIM
- a CDS encoding AAA family ATPase, encoding MDLGRARDVVSAIRSAVRTYYAGNDEALDTALAAILAEGHVLLEGPPGVGKTTLAKLLAQAMGGQFKRVQMTSDLLPSDVIGAMVWDQAKGEFRFRPGPIFANVVLVDELNRATPRTQSALLEAMAEGQVTVDVNTHQLPRPFLVIATQVPRDTGGVFPLTATQVDRFAAKVEVGAPRKEEELKIIRMADELMSPQIKAVASLKDMVEAQEAVKRIRVDDSVAEYMVNIIDELRRSNLAEPLSVRASLWLYRMSRAKALMEGRDFVTPDDVKAVALPVLRHRVAVSEGLSPDSLIRSVLERVPVPRG
- a CDS encoding DUF1641 domain-containing protein translates to MSQQGPQDKATPQAAQKPAAQSQARPQAAAAPQAAKPAPGAAKPPAPAAQQAAKPQAPQPVILPPPPPVDVGTVAVVELLDAIVKLKRSGLLGMISYLADKAEDSFLSAATDPALMRLMALLASVSYGVSRVPPDDIALAQNSVQDLTSCAVTALGRVDITEERRYGALGMGYRLRDPDVGTSLWILLQIAKGLGRCVRERNKSK